One Saccharopolyspora erythraea NRRL 2338 genomic region harbors:
- a CDS encoding ABC transporter permease, which yields MTATTNAPTEPAVQHVPRAAGVLRTALRLPRSKVGLGLAALVLLVAVAGPWIAPHSATEFVDTPFSDPAAGSWFGTDNLGRDVLTRFLHGGRTLLMLAAVATLLGVGLGALLGMYAGYRRGWLDESVMRVADIVLAFPQVVLALLFVSVVGPELWLLVLVVAGGHLPRVMRVVRAATLAVAERDFVKSAEAIGMSRTRILLGEILPNVTGTVLVELGLRLNYSIGIVAGLSFLGLGLQPPTADWGLMINENRIALTVQPWAVALPVLAIAVLTIGTNLVADGLARSVAGVDRGIEKGGRS from the coding sequence ATGACCGCGACGACGAACGCACCCACCGAACCCGCCGTCCAGCACGTGCCCCGCGCCGCCGGCGTGCTGCGCACCGCGCTCCGCCTGCCGCGCAGCAAGGTCGGGCTCGGGCTCGCCGCCCTGGTCCTGCTCGTCGCGGTGGCCGGTCCGTGGATCGCACCGCACAGCGCGACGGAGTTCGTCGACACCCCGTTCTCCGACCCGGCCGCCGGTTCCTGGTTCGGCACCGACAACCTCGGCCGCGACGTGCTGACCCGCTTCCTGCACGGCGGCCGCACGCTGCTGATGCTCGCCGCGGTGGCGACGCTGCTCGGCGTAGGCCTCGGCGCACTGCTGGGCATGTACGCCGGCTACCGGCGCGGGTGGCTGGACGAGTCGGTGATGCGCGTGGCCGACATCGTGCTGGCGTTCCCGCAGGTGGTGCTGGCGCTGCTGTTCGTCAGCGTGGTCGGCCCCGAGCTGTGGCTGCTGGTGCTGGTGGTCGCGGGCGGTCACCTGCCGCGCGTGATGCGGGTGGTCCGGGCCGCCACGCTGGCGGTCGCCGAGCGCGACTTCGTCAAGTCGGCGGAGGCGATCGGGATGTCGCGCACCCGCATCCTGCTCGGCGAGATCCTGCCCAACGTCACCGGCACCGTCCTGGTGGAGCTGGGGCTGCGGCTGAACTACTCCATCGGGATCGTCGCCGGACTGAGCTTCCTCGGCCTCGGACTGCAACCGCCGACCGCGGACTGGGGACTGATGATCAACGAGAACAGGATCGCGCTGACCGTGCAGCCGTGGGCGGTGGCGCTGCCGGTGCTGGCCATCGCGGTGCTGACCATCGGCACGAACCTGGTGGCCGACGGGCTGGCGCGGTCGGTGGCCGGCGTCGACCGCGGAATCGAGAAGGGAGGCCGGAGCTGA